From Poecile atricapillus isolate bPoeAtr1 chromosome Z, bPoeAtr1.hap1, whole genome shotgun sequence, one genomic window encodes:
- the TMEM215 gene encoding transmembrane protein 215 gives MARTLRPDDINPRTGLVVALVSVFLVFGFMFTVSGIKGETLGDIPLLAIGPAICLPGIAAIALTRKTDGCTKCPENMRPCCKEVKDRDVMELLRTPSDLESGKGSCDELARKAYRKDRRGLRGEDTVFICTTSSTGDATGECKSLTKKVEQEEMLKYLESCYPEMPENVFVGDGPTYSALEKKSSSPSRDSTPCPDIEDNIFVAPKDSIIVCSYKDNSPYDSYCCYINPTGVNSDQETIV, from the coding sequence ATGGCGCGGACCCTGAGACCCGACGACATCAACCCCCGGACGGGGCTGGTGGTGGCTCTGGTCAGCGTCTTTCTGGTATTCGGCTTCATGTTCACCGTGTCTGGCATCAAGGGAGAGACCCTGGGAGACATCCCGCTGCTGGCCATCGGGCCGGCCATCTGCCTGCCGGGCATCGCCGCCATTGCCCTGACCAGAAAGACCGACGGCTGCACCAAATGTCCCGAGAACATGCGTCCGTGCTGTAAGGAAGTCAAGGACCGGGATGTCATGGAGCTGCTAAGGACCCCCTCGGACCTAGAGTCCGGCAAGGGAAGTTGTGACGAGCTGGCCAGGAAAGCCTACCGCAAGGACAGGAGAGGGCTGAGGGGAGAGGACACCGTGTTCATctgcaccaccagcagcaccggCGATGCCACGGGAGAGTGCAAGAGCCTCACCAAAAaagtggagcaggaggagatgctGAAATACCTGGAGAGCTGTTACCCAGAGATGCCAGAGAATGTGTTCGTGGGAGATGGCCCCACATACAGTGCCTTGGAGAAGAAGAGCTCTtctcccagcagggacagcactCCTTGCCCTGACATTGAAGACAACATTTTTGTGGCTCCTAAAGATAGTATCATTGTCTGCTCTTACAAGGATAACAGCCCTTATGACAGCTACTGTTGTTACATAAACCCCACTGGAGTCAACTCAGACCAGGAGACCATTGTGTGA